The following proteins are encoded in a genomic region of Ostrea edulis chromosome 7, xbOstEdul1.1, whole genome shotgun sequence:
- the LOC125653268 gene encoding uncharacterized protein LOC125653268: MGFIIGITLAIAAVLFICSVFGRQLCKRGQASQNSSDASGSDPGLVNNTDRDHGSFVMHSSPTVSSSSLLSEDEDSVTSSGKSLLHTHDDCKTFLTLLHARRHYPSEPPPPYQYVMRNKDKYPLREDIIL; encoded by the exons ATGGGGTTCATCATTGGAATCACTCTTGCCATTGCCGCAGTGCTTTTTATATGCAGTGTTTTTGGAAGGCAGTTATGTAAAAGAGGACAGGCGTCTCAAAATAGTAGCGACGCATCTGGTAGTGACCCTGGACTGGTGAACAACACTGACAGAG aCCATGGAAGTTTTGTGATGCACTCATCCCCAACGGTTTCTTCGTCGTCTTTACTCTCTGAGGATGAGGATTCGGTGACGAGTAGTGGGAAATCCTTGTTACATACACATGATGACTGCAAGACATTTCTGACTCTTTTGCATGCCAGAAGACACTACCCTAGCGAACCTCCTCCCCCGTATCAGTATGTGATGAGAAATAAAGATAAATATCCTTTGCGAGAGGACATTATTCTTTGA
- the LOC125653251 gene encoding plasminogen-like isoform X2, with translation MTQTGTEYFGFTKVTATGRICQNWNSQYPQKHTVKHILQSTKNYCRNLDKGNFKGPWCYTIDRNKRWEYCNIPLCPITDDQCYEENRGFLYTGKINKTETGYPCRRWDSEEAYETLSGLANYCRSPDGAKFPWCLSTAPGKRWEKCDILICGQSRPRATTPPTTPAPRTTHPTTTHQTTTTQLKTTTQLKTTTRNMIPTISATTRQTEERGPIEKGRPQTQNELPSNMDNTVTITADLVIAILTLIIVIAAVLVGFYSLYILYRTNVFRSPTNKRSIDSANTFTDIHPIVMNHSL, from the exons ATGACACAGACAGGGACAGAGTACTTTGGCTTCACTAAAGTCACAGCGACTGGAAGAATTTGTCAAAATTGGAATTCCCAGTATCCACAAAAGCATACAGTCAAGCATATTCTGCAGAGCACCAAGAATTACTGTAGAAACCTAGACAAGGGGAATTTCAAAGGGCCCTGGTGCTATACCATAGACAGGAACAAGAGATGGGAATACTGCAATATACCACTGTGTC CCATCACAGACGATCAATGTTATGAGGAAAACAGGGGCTTTCTGTACACGGGGAAGATAAACAAGACAGAGACGGGGTATCCATGTCGTCGTTGGGATTCCGAGGAAGCATACGAGACACTATCTGGATTAGCGAATTACTGTAGGTCTCCTGATGGAGCTAAATTTCCGTGGTGCTTATCCACGGCACCCGGAAAACGATGGGAGAAATGCGACATACTTATATGTG GGCAATCAAGACCGCGGGCTACCACACCACCAACAACTCCAGCGCCACGGACAACACACCCAACTACCACACATCAAACTACAACAACACAactaaaaacaacaacacaactaaaaacaacaacacgaaaCATGATCCCAACAATATCAGCAACGACAAGACAAACAGAGGAGCGGGGACCAATAGAAAAGG GTCGTCCCCAAACTCAAAATGAACTTCCATCGAACATGGACAATACAGTTACCATAACTGCTGACTTAGTGATTGCAATTCTAACACTTATTATCGTTATTGCTGCCGTGTTAGTCGGTTTTTACTCGCTCTACATTTTATATCGAACGAATGTTTTCAGAAGTCCCACCAACAAACGGTCCATTGATTCTGCCAATACTTTTACCGACATACATCCAATAGTAATGAATCATTCTTTATAA
- the LOC125653251 gene encoding plasminogen-like isoform X1 → MTTVYRLLLIFLTGQEYRHFVEGGRDCKMTQTGTEYFGFTKVTATGRICQNWNSQYPQKHTVKHILQSTKNYCRNLDKGNFKGPWCYTIDRNKRWEYCNIPLCPITDDQCYEENRGFLYTGKINKTETGYPCRRWDSEEAYETLSGLANYCRSPDGAKFPWCLSTAPGKRWEKCDILICGQSRPRATTPPTTPAPRTTHPTTTHQTTTTQLKTTTQLKTTTRNMIPTISATTRQTEERGPIEKGRPQTQNELPSNMDNTVTITADLVIAILTLIIVIAAVLVGFYSLYILYRTNVFRSPTNKRSIDSANTFTDIHPIVMNHSL, encoded by the exons ATGACAACTGTATACCGTCTGCTGCTGATCTTTCTTACGGGACAGGAATACCGCCATTTTGTAGAAG GAGGAAGAGACTGTAAAATGACACAGACAGGGACAGAGTACTTTGGCTTCACTAAAGTCACAGCGACTGGAAGAATTTGTCAAAATTGGAATTCCCAGTATCCACAAAAGCATACAGTCAAGCATATTCTGCAGAGCACCAAGAATTACTGTAGAAACCTAGACAAGGGGAATTTCAAAGGGCCCTGGTGCTATACCATAGACAGGAACAAGAGATGGGAATACTGCAATATACCACTGTGTC CCATCACAGACGATCAATGTTATGAGGAAAACAGGGGCTTTCTGTACACGGGGAAGATAAACAAGACAGAGACGGGGTATCCATGTCGTCGTTGGGATTCCGAGGAAGCATACGAGACACTATCTGGATTAGCGAATTACTGTAGGTCTCCTGATGGAGCTAAATTTCCGTGGTGCTTATCCACGGCACCCGGAAAACGATGGGAGAAATGCGACATACTTATATGTG GGCAATCAAGACCGCGGGCTACCACACCACCAACAACTCCAGCGCCACGGACAACACACCCAACTACCACACATCAAACTACAACAACACAactaaaaacaacaacacaactaaaaacaacaacacgaaaCATGATCCCAACAATATCAGCAACGACAAGACAAACAGAGGAGCGGGGACCAATAGAAAAGG GTCGTCCCCAAACTCAAAATGAACTTCCATCGAACATGGACAATACAGTTACCATAACTGCTGACTTAGTGATTGCAATTCTAACACTTATTATCGTTATTGCTGCCGTGTTAGTCGGTTTTTACTCGCTCTACATTTTATATCGAACGAATGTTTTCAGAAGTCCCACCAACAAACGGTCCATTGATTCTGCCAATACTTTTACCGACATACATCCAATAGTAATGAATCATTCTTTATAA